A genomic region of Balearica regulorum gibbericeps isolate bBalReg1 chromosome 8, bBalReg1.pri, whole genome shotgun sequence contains the following coding sequences:
- the UCK2 gene encoding uridine-cytidine kinase 2 has translation MAGDSEQRLEEHGQPSGGEPFLIGVSGGTASGKSSVCSKIVQLLGQNEVDYRQKQVVIVSQDSFYRVLTSEQKSKALKGQFNFDHPDAFDNELIVKTLKEITEGKTVQIPVYDFVSHSRKEETVTVYPADVVLFEGILAFYSQEVRDLFRMKLFVDTDADTRLSRRVLRDISERGRDLEQILSQYITFVKPAFEEFCLPTKKYADVIIPRGADNEVAINLIVQHIQDILNGGLSKRQSNGYLNGYTPPRQRQPSESSSRPH, from the exons ATGGCGGGGGACAGCgagcagaggctggaggagcaCGGGCAGCCCAGCGGCGGCGAGCCTTTCCTCATCGGGGTCAGCGGCGGCACGGCCAGCGGCAAG TCCTCAGTATGCTCCAAGATTGTCCAGCTGCTGGGCCAGAATGAGGTGGACTACCGCCAGAAGCAAGTGGTGATCGTGAGTCAAGACAGCTTCTACCGGGTCCTCACCTCAGAGCAGAAATCCAAAGCGCTCAAAGGCCAGTTCAATTTTGACCACCCAG ATGCCTTTGACAACGAGCTGATCGTGAAAACGCTCAAAGAGATCACAGAAGGGAAGACGGTCCAGATTCCTGTCTATGACTTTGTCTCCCACTCCAG GAAAGAGGAGACGGTGACAGTGTACCCTGCCGACGTGGTGCTCTTCGAAGGCATCCTGGCCTTTTACAGCCAGGAGGTGCGGGATCTCTTCCGCATGAAGCTCTTCGTGGACACGGACGCAGATACCCGGCTGTCCCGCAGAG TGCTACGAGACATCAGTGAGCGAGGCAGGGACCTCGAGCAGATCTTATCTCAGTACATCACCTTCGTCAAGCCTGCCTTCGAGGAGTTCTGTTTGCCA acCAAGAAGTATGCTGACGTGATCATTCCCAGAGGAGCAGATAATGAAG TGGCCATAAACCTGATAGTGCAGCACATCCAGGACATTCTTAACGGAGGACTCAGCAAACGCCAGAGCAACGGCTACCTGAATGGCTACACTCCTCCCCGCCAGCGGCAGCCCTCAGAGTCCAGCAGCCGGCCTCACTGA